A window of Desulfuromonas sp. genomic DNA:
TGAACAGAGCTAACCGACCGGAGGTTTCTCAAGCATGCAATCCTATACTATTCGCCGATCCTTTCTGGCACCGCTCGGGATCCTGCTGCTGTTGACCCTGTTGCTCTTTGCTGTTGTTCTGGCGCAGGGCCAGCCGACCGTCAAGGCAGTTATCCTTGCGATACTGCTTGTGCCGGTCAGTGCTCTTTTTGTTGAAAGTTTTTTTCGCCGGGTCGGTGTTGATAACGAGCAGGTTACGGTGTTCAAACCGTTTCGGCAAAAAAGCCTTCGGTTCGCTGAGATTACCTCGGTCGAGACAATACTGGTCAAGAAACGGGCTTTTATAACCCTGAGCAGTACGGAGAGCTTTCTGATCCTCTCAAATGCTTACGCCGAGTTCCCCGAAATGGTTCGAAACCTTCTCGAAAAGGTTCCGTCCGAATCGGTGACCGAGGAGACCGCCCGGATGGCTGAAGCGCCCCCGGTTAAAAGCTCTGATATCGTTTCCTGCTGGTTTGCCGTGGTTTTGATGGCGATCATTCTGGTTCTGCAGTTTGTTTGACACGTGAAAATCAGCCGGTATTTTTATTGACAAAAACACTGTTTTCATTTAGTTTGAGCGAATTCTGACAGGAGCATCGGATGAACAAGAAAGAACTGAAAGAGTTCAAACAACTTCTGGAAAAGCAGTTGGATGAGTTGCTGGAAGATGCCGGCAAGACGGCATCCGAAATGGCCGACGAGAAGGCCAACTTCCCCGACCCGACCGATCGTGCTTCACTCGAATCGGACCGTAATTTCGAGTTGCGTATCCGTGATCGCGAACGGAAGCTGATTGGCAAGATTCGCGAAGCGCTGGAGCGGATCGAGGACGGGGAGTTCGGTTTTTGCGAATCGTGTGAAGAAGAGATCGGGATTGCCCGGCTCAAGGCACGGCCGGTCACGACCATGTGTATCGACTGCAAGACCGAGCAGGAGCGTCAGGAAAAAATCGGGTAGTCCGATTGACGATAGATCCATCGATAAGGCCGCCGGGTTCCCGGTGGCCTTTTTTTAACCATTGTCGGGACTCTCCTGTTGCGTTTGGCCGAACCGGACAAGCGTCAGAAGGATCTGTCTGGCAGAGAACATGGCGGCAATTCCGAGCAAGGTCGCCAGGCCGAGCGGAATCGTGATCAAAGGCAAAAACTTCTTCCAGAGCACATTGTCCACAGGATCCTCCCCTTTGGCTCTTTTTATGACCTCTTCGAGGGTCGGGACAGGGTCATCCTTGCCGTAAAAATAAAACGAGCTGACACCATGGAATCTGAGCAGGATGTAGGATGCATCGGCGATCAGAAGCCCTTGCCAATGCATCTTTGCAGGGAGGTTCTTCTTGAAGTTTTCCTGCATGCTTTTCAGCAAGCGCATATCACATTCGTGGCGATAAATGACATCACCTCCGGCAGAATAGCCGAAATCGTGTTCAATCTGTGCGCCTGGCGGATACCAGTCAACTTTTCTGCCGTTGACCCGGAAGGCGAATACTTTTCCTGCATACTGGCGTAGGTATGCGGGGAGCCAGGTCGGGCCGACACCATTGTTGATCTCTGCCAGTTCGGCCGGCGACAGGTCTTCGAAGCGCGGTTTTTTATTCATTGCCATTGGCCTCTCCTTATCGATCGTCAAAAAAATCAAGCATAATGATGGCAGACGTTATAGATATCTTCCTTCACCGCGAGGAAGGTATCGACCAGGTCCGGATCAAAATGTCCGCCTTTGTATTTGGTGATTTCGGCCGTTGCCTCGTCCATGCTCCAGGGTTTCTTGTACGGTCGCTTTGAGGTCAGGGCGTCAAAGACGTCGGCAAGAGAGCAGATCCGTCCCATCAACGGAATCTCTTCGCCGGCGATACCACGCGGGTAGCCGGTGCCGTCCCACTTCTCATGATGCGTCAGGGCGATTTCCTTGGCCGCGTTCATGATTTCCGAGGAATGGCCGTCGAGGAGCCGATAACCGATTTCCGGGTGGTTTTTCATCGTTGCCCATTCATTCCGGTCCAGTTTGTCCGGTTTCATCAGGATCCGGTCCGGGATGCCGATTTTACCGACATCATGCATCGGACTGGCATTGAGAATCAGTTCGCCTTCATTCTCTGACATACCGTGGGCGACTCCGAGAATCTGACAGATTCTACTCATCCTGATGATATGGTTGGCCGTCTCACGGTCCTTGAATTCGGCAGCAAGGCCGAGCCGACGGATAATTTCAAGACGGGTTTCATGCAACTCCCGGGTTTTTGCCTCGACTTCCTG
This region includes:
- the dksA gene encoding RNA polymerase-binding protein DksA, whose amino-acid sequence is MNKKELKEFKQLLEKQLDELLEDAGKTASEMADEKANFPDPTDRASLESDRNFELRIRDRERKLIGKIREALERIEDGEFGFCESCEEEIGIARLKARPVTTMCIDCKTEQERQEKIG
- a CDS encoding two-component system response regulator, with protein sequence MISEREIINGRILIVDDKQENILLLEDILDKAGYRSVLSTSDPRDVIDLFVSFQPDLLLLDINMPHLSGFEVMEQIKAVFESDYLPVLVLTAYHDRETRLHALRQGARDFVSKPFDNEEVLCRIRNLLEVNLAHRQIKNHNILLDQEVEAKTRELHETRLEIIRRLGLAAEFKDRETANHIIRMSRICQILGVAHGMSENEGELILNASPMHDVGKIGIPDRILMKPDKLDRNEWATMKNHPEIGYRLLDGHSSEIMNAAKEIALTHHEKWDGTGYPRGIAGEEIPLMGRICSLADVFDALTSKRPYKKPWSMDEATAEITKYKGGHFDPDLVDTFLAVKEDIYNVCHHYA